The Rhopalosiphum maidis isolate BTI-1 chromosome 4, ASM367621v3, whole genome shotgun sequence region attttagattttatcatgactctttattaaaataatttataaattatattatccacctcgtaaataatattagcatGATATTAAcatgataaattaagtattgcaaataataaattcatttcacgtgataattttattttacatattatttttacatatttcatcataaatacatattttaacattatttgtaaaatgtctgcattttttttttatatatttcggaaattttgataatttcggTGGTTTAGtggtatttacatttatacttcaataatagtattcgtaaaaattgtaagtgaATAATGCATATaggaaataagtatataaaagtattagttaaatattaataacttgattatattttattttatttgttactgttcgataactatacattaatattatgatcttaATTATACTTCAGTGGCGGATccaggatttaattttttttttttttttggggggggcaTAGTCCAAAACccaaatcttaaatttttcagtaattaacaaatacatacaaatatgtgtatttaactTATGCCAATGGGGGGGGGGAGATCTGAGGCCCTTCGGCCCCCCTTAAATCCGCCActgttatactttatattcaacaattattaggcaaaatatatttaaaaattttcaggTGTCAGTATATTTGCGTTCGTATGGTTGTGgaaatatctttatatttttaaaattaaattattggttagaaattaaaaacaattgtatattattaaattatttagaattaaattttaattttaactttttcatattacatattttatattttatactacatattttggcaattttacatatatatgtacatacacgGGCATCATTTGAAGGATCAGGGTGTGCGGTTGCACcccttacttttaaaatagttggCCTGTACCCTGATGAAATAATGCacgattattaatatgatttaaattaaattggaaTATTTGAAGCaactaaatattgtatatgtgaAGTTTAGAAATTCAAAACTATCTCCTTCAGCTGTAgaatcttaattttaatttattctttaaaatatatataatgattatcgtttatcatgtttttattactttttgatgcctacaaaatgtgtttatgatttttctactttataatatatgaatacataatactctattttttttttatttttgctccagtaatatgtaatacattttaaattttgtgaagttatgaaaaaaatatgcaataaccataaaatatacagaaatatgcaaaaaaatatttcactattactttcaaactattttgattctttaaaatccaaaaatatgaaaagtaaaaaaatatgcaattgcaTAAAAATCTTAGgtctattattaacattatataatacttagataatctttattttatttaaaagtatctattatttgaatggtgataatttattttaaatatttttatcaaaaattggttacctttaattatatttagttaggtTTAAagttattcttttaaatcattgccaataacaaaaaaattcacacatttattttgaatgaggagataaaaattcaagaaattgatattgtaatgtgaaaatggaaatataatataggtattattatattagtgattagtgataaataaaaaggttGATTTTGATGGAAAAGTGTAATACCCCGTTTTTTGGTTTTTCCTAACGTTATGAATGTCCCCCTCCTTTCACTACGGTATTTAcgataaaattttttgaaaatatataaaacattttcaaatatttgcaaattaattttcatactttgtaaataatttcctGGACTGATATGAAAAATAAGGTCAAGGGCCTAACTTTACACAGTTACTTATTTTAAGGTacggattttaaaataataccagcATTTTGCACgtaatttgcaaattattgtaaattggtttggaaatttgtaaaatattagcaTTTGTTAAGTTTTTTGTGAACTTTTTGACTTTATCTGAATTCCAAAAACCAATtgtcaattatttgaaaattgtatgcaAAATCATAATACCATTTTGAAGTTCATACTTTAAAAAGGGTGAATGATTTAAGTTAAACCTTACCTCTGATTTTGGCGCCTTGTTCGTCGGATGCATCGATAGTATTTAAAGCCGACCCTAGGTTAGGTGATGGAAATAGCACTTTACCTATAAcgatatttaatcaatttttaagaattcgTAACCACTATATTTTCGAGTATTGATCTATTTCTATATGGAGGCAAGCCCACCTTCAATTCGATTAAATCGttataaacagtttttaactttcaatacccagtttttaacaaactatttagaattttttaacttatagttTTAGTTTATTGATCAATATCCATATGGAGGTCTTATTTAACTCTctcgatttaattaaatcacccaaaataatttgtaacattCTGTAGATAGCTTTTTAGAATTTGTAACCTCATTATTTTCTAGCATCAATTGATTTTTCACAAGAAGTCTAGAGCaacctatttttatataatatgtaattctgGTAATACCTATGGTTGGcttataaatagttacaaatattgagtattatattataagtaactcTAACCAGTTTTTAGATAAGTTGATTGAGTGTAGGGGAGCTAATTTCACCTACATCTAATTACCTTATTGGTGGTAccatatattctataaacgtaaatgtaaaataaaaatgtatttctattaattattggaataaataaacaataatatatttgaactttaaagtaaatataactataatataagttacctacattatagtattacaaATTACCGGACGTTGACTAGTGTGATATTTGCgtagtttttttaatcaaatcgtTCCACCTGAAGTCGAAAACGCGATTTGATGCAGCTAGTGATGACGTAGTTCGTTCAACTGTGCTTGTCTGAACGCGATTTACCATGGGTCTTATTAATACGCTCGTCTCCATATCTGCGCGGAAATAGAACAGTGTACACACTATAGGTAGTActacacactcacacacattACAATGagtgatatacaatataaatatattttattcattaaatatgatttaattgtaGTCGGTGCTTGGTGTAATATTACACTACCGagaatggataaaaaaaataaatatacttagtagaTTAACCGTTTCTACTCAGAATCATTGTTTGTATAGggacatgatattatatatcactgagtttaaatttaacacatccattacagtaAATACAGTGATCCACTCAACACCTACTGTACAGCATAACAGTACACGCACTTAatacacttatttatttttaagactatttactatctatacaaaaatattacaatatttgtattaaatattacaaaactgttatatagttttatttaattatacttattaattattatacaacaattaaaatatcgatcaCTATTTTATAgcacaattaattttgtttttttttgtagggaGGGGGAAGATATTGCAGTATTATGTGCCCACTGCcactaagaaataaataaaataatatagttcttACGATTAAAGTCTGTAGCGTAAGGCCAAGGTACACCGCCGTGTTTCTTAACGACTGTCGTTTGACCCAACCTTCGGTCGGCCCCGCTCACGTTTATCAATGTGATGATCGGCCGTAGTGTCGTGGACCTAAACAGCAAGCCGTCGTCGTCCCGGACCGTGGCCAACTTTGGCACAGCCTTGCGGAATTCGTGAATTTCGTGGGGGTCCGCGTCCGTGGAGTCCAGTCCTGAGCGATGGTTTGACAGCTCCGGGAAGAAgtttgtgtatgtataatcGTAGTCCTCGTCGACGTTCGCCAAGGCAGACGCGACTAGTAATATCACTAAATAAGCTGCTAGGTCAAATGATCCATTCATGATGATGTAGACCTATAAGCCTGCGGGCCGAgtagtatttgtataattactataataactaccatagtaaattattgataaatgataactctcaaattatgataatatattattataaatattataagtaataattttaaagagttatgttatattataaatgtttgttattcTTTTTAGGTACTTTTGTCGAATTTTTATTTGCTTATCCACTCATTCATTTCTTCTCGCTATTTACGTTTCCTAGatgctttttaaattataatgaaccgGCAAATGCACTTTTATtagtttagtataattataaaaatataatatgtactaattgTAGCtactatttctattttttgttttcttagCTCACCCGCAGTCACCCCgtcccaaaaataaaataattataattttatcttgtgAAAAAACTATGCTCACTCATGGGTGGTTGATTTTTACGCATTGCACATGATTACCCAAAAAGTATAATTGATGGATGCACGCTGAATGTGGACGCATTATAGCAATCAGCCGCTCGTTGCACTTCTACTGCAGTCGACTATCGTacgatatttactatttatacttattattattgataaatgttaCCATGgaaatatttaggtaaaactataaaatatgatatcaaCTGTAGTTTCATGTTCAtggtttatcataaaataaataatcattaaaattgcgtatatttttgttattgttatccatggtttaaattaaaattttagggGAACACGGAATAGAAGAATCTCTTAttctttcaatttatttaaaatattttaacataacatttataagtatatcataattattaaacattgaaaatctTCAGTTACGCAAATGCATTCCTCTCTTCTAATTCTTTTCTAATTTATGCACACTGTAGATAATAcagattgatttatattttgatattttatgaacgTACCTACTATAATTGAAGACTGTTTTCAccacaaatatgtatatctatgaaaaaagtattgataatatgatattataaattgattaaaaaaaaaaaagaaaacaaatttacaagACTAAAATatcagttaaatataatttaaatatttaatcaatcaagaaaaatgattttaaaataattgtaaacgttttattttgttgaattgTATTTGCTTTACTTagattatttgtatatgtaaataatgtttctttatatagatataaatttgaattctacattattatttattgtatggaCTATGAAGTATGAAAGTAGTTGGGGGATTAGGATAAAGCTATCACAAACCTGGTAACCCTTCAGAATGTGTGCTctccaaaaatatttgtatatgttcAATGTTAATTTACTGACAACAGCTATCGCATATAGTGATCACCTATAGTATTGTAAAGCCCTCTTGTTTTGCAGTTACACGTCAGTTATCTACGGATGTACACTCCGAATTATTATGAGACGTCAGACGTCCATACAGTTCGCATGAGTACTTATGCGATTACATATAACcataaagtattaaacatgatatctaaaaatatcggAGTTAAGCCGGGTTCACAGTTACGTTGTCTGTTGTGTCGTATTCATTGTATGGTATTATGATTGGCCGGTGTAATCATTGGATCATTTACTTACCATAATCTACCGTGCTGGGCTGAGCTTAACTTATGAACACGACACGGCAGACGACGTATCTGCGAACttgattttacttaattaaagaACCTTATCTATCACTTTTATACGGTTAgtatacatatctatataGGGTGTTAGGTCCAATGAGTAATGATAAACTAATATCTTGTAATAAACCTAACTAGTCGTAAGATCCCTTTTGGGATCTCATGATGTTACATGACccttaaatgtaattttgctattatgtttattgtttatataataaataaaaagcgcTTATTTGAACGTAAACGCTGACATACACGGATTActtcataatcataattattttataacggaCGGTTAGGTGCCTAAAACATACATACTAGTATGTACACAACGAGAGTATCTTAATTGTGCATTTGTGTAAATATAGCCCTCAAGTCCCACCCACGATATTCTGGACTCATACGTGTGCGTTGTGTAAATTTGCCATGGGGCtcactattttataaacacgtacagttttacataaataattactataaaaattactaaaatatagttatttgttgttttgtatgttataacattttaatagtattagcaatttcaattttaggtGGCTGAGCTTATATCGAGCTTATAGGGGGGGCTGCAGCCCCCGAGCCCCCTGTCTACAACAGTGTAGTAGCCATATATGCGTAgtcggaaaaaataaaatgtattgatattcgAC contains the following coding sequences:
- the LOC113548131 gene encoding uncharacterized protein LOC113548131, whose protein sequence is MNGSFDLAAYLVILLVASALANVDEDYDYTYTNFFPELSNHRSGLDSTDADPHEIHEFRKAVPKLATVRDDDGLLFRSTTLRPIITLINVSGADRRLGQTTVVKKHGGVPWPYATDFNRKVLFPSPNLGSALNTIDASDEQGAKIRGKV